Below is a genomic region from Amycolatopsis sp. 195334CR.
ATCAGCCCGGCCGTGACCACGCCGATCACGCCCGACGCGTGCAGTTCCTCGGCGGGGAGGAAGGCCAGGAACGGGACCACGAGGGAGATCGCGGTGGTGAGCACGGGCTGGTTCCGGATCCGGGACCGCGCCCACACCGACACCACGCCGACGACCGCGCCGGCCGCGACGCCGACGAACACCGCGTAGGCGAAGTCGCCGAGCGCGCTCCAGAAGGAGACCGTGCCCGCGATCGCGGCGACGGCCGTGCGGAGCAGCACCAGCGCGGTGGCGTCGTTGACCAGCCCCTCGCCCTCGAGAATGGTGACCAGCCGGGGCGGCAGCCCGAGCCGCTTGCCGATCGAGGTCGCGGCGACCGCGTCCGGCGGGCTGATCACCGCGCCGAGCGCCACCGCGGCGGCCAGGTCGAGATCGGGGATCAGCCACCAGATCAGCAGGCCGGTGCCGAACGCGGAGACCACCACCAGCAACACCGACAGCGCGCCGATGGTGCCGAGGTCGCGGCGGAAGTCCACCACCGGCACGTTGACCGCCGCCGCGTAGAGGATCGGCGGCAGCACCACGACCAGGATCCAGTCCGGTTCGACGAAGAGTTCCGGCGCACCGGGGAGCTGGCTGCACGCCATGCCGACGATCACCAGCAGCACCGGCGCCGCGACCTTCAGCTTCGGCGCGGTGTACGACACCACCACGATGATCAGCACCGCCACCACGGCGAGCAACGCCAGCTCCTGCATACCGGGCAGTGTGCGGCACCCGGCGCGGATCGGGCTGCTTCTACTCGATGGTGGGCGCTGTTACGATCACCGCCGTTGTTCCCGCGACGCGAGAGGGGAGGCGGTACCCGTGGACCTGCGACCTGTCCTGCGTTTCCGCGCTTCCCGGGGGCCGATCGCCGCCTGAGCGGAAACGACGCTTCGTTTCCGAAGGTGGGAATCCCTTGCCCCGGCGTTTCGCCACATCGCTCGATCGTTCGTTCTGGAAGTTGTTCGCCGCTTCGGCCACGGCCACCTGCGCCGACGGCATCGTCAAGGTCTCGCTGCCCCTGCTCGCCGCTTCGCTGACCAGTGATCCGGTGCTCATCTCCGGGCTCACCGCGTTCGCGTTCCTGCCGTGGCTGCTGTTCGGCCTGCCCGGCGGCGCGCTGGTGGACCGGGTGGACCGGCGGCGGGCCATGGCGGTGGTCAACGCCGTCCGGGCCGCGCTGCTCGGCGTGCTCGTGGTGCTGCTCGCCACCGGGGCGGGCAGCGTCCTCGTGCTCTACGCCGCCGCGTTCGCGCTCGGCGTCTGCCAGGTGGTCTACGACTCCGCCGATCGCGCGATCCTGCCCCAGGTGGTCGGCCGTGCCGGGCTGGACGAGGCCAACAGCTGGCTGACCGTCGAGGAGACCGTCGGGAAGGACTTCGTCGGACCGCCGGTGGGCGCGGCGTTGTTCGGCTGGTTCCGCGCGGCCCCGTTCCTCGCCCCGGTGCTCGGTTTTGTCGTGGCCGCCGTGCTGGTGCTGGCCATTCCCGGGCGGTTCCGGGCCGAACGCGCCGAGCCGACGACCCTGCGCGCGGACGTCCGCGAGGGCCTGCGCTGGCTGTGGCGCCACCCGGTGCTGCGCCCCCTGACCATCTACAGTGGACTGATCGCCGCGCTGATGTCGATGGGCACCTCGCTCACCGTGTTGTACGCGCTGGACTCCCTGGCGCTGAGCCCGTCGTTGTACGGCTTGTTGTTCGTCGCCATGGGGATCGGCGGGCTGGCCGGATCCGCGGTGGTGGGGCCGCTGACCCGGCGCCTCGGCCGGCCGAAGGCGATCACGCTCGCGGTGTCGATCGCGCCGGTGATGTCGGTGCTGCTCGGTACGGTCACGGACCGCTGGGCGGCGGGAGCGTGGTTCTTCGGCGTCGCGCTCGGCGTGACGATGTGGAACGTGCTGTCGATGTCGTTGCGGCAGGCCATGATCCCCGCCGAACTGCTCGGCAGGGTGCTCGGTGCGTACCGCGTGGCGTTGTGGGGCGGCATCCCGCTGGGCGCGGTGCTCGGTGGTGCGCTGGCCGGGGCGACCGGCGTGCCCGCCGTGTTCGCGGTTTCGGGCCTAGCCCAGTTTGTCCTCGTGGTGCTGATCCACCGGCTGGTCCACCGGCACCGGCGGCTGATCGAAGATTCCTACGCCTGACGACTCAGCGCGGTTTCGCTGGCCATGCGCGACAGCTTCTCCGGGTTGCGGACGGCGTAAAGCCCGGTGATGCGGCCGTTTTCCAGGTGCACGGCGATGACCGTGTCGAGTTCCTGTCTCAAGTGGACGGTCAGCGCGGGGTGGCCGTTCACCTGGGCCGGGCGCAGCGACGCGGTCCCGGTCAGCCTGCCCAGGACCTCGGCCACCCGGCCGGCCCCGGTGATCGGCACCAGCGCGGCCTGCGCGACGCCGCCCCCGTCGGTCAGGAGCACGACCTCGGGGGCGAGCACGTCGAGCAGGCGCTGGAGGTCACCGGTTTCCACCGCGCGCTGGAAGGCCGCGAGCGCGTCCCGGCTTTCGGCGGGGGAGACCACGCCGTGCGGCCGCCTCGCGGCGACGTGCGCCCGGGCCCGGTGCGCGATCTGGCGCACCGCGGCCTGGTTCTTGCCGACGGCGTCGGCGATTTCGCCGTACGGCAGGTCGAACACCTCGCGCAGCACGAAGACCGCGCGCTCGGTCGGTGCCAGCGTTTCGAGCACCAGCAGCATCGCCATCGAGACGCTGTCGGCGAGTTCGACGTCCTCGGCCACGTCCGGCGCGGTGAGCAGGGGCTCGGGCAGCCACGGCCCGACGTAGGACTCCTTGCGCCTGCCGAGCGTGCGCAACCGGAGCAACGCCTGGCGGGTGGCGATCCGGACCAGGTAGGCACGCTGGTTCCGCACGTGGTCGAGATCGACTTCGGCCCAGCGCAGCCAGGTTTCCTGGAGCACGTCCTCGGCGTCCGCCGCCGAGCCGAGCAGCTCGTAGGCGACGGTGAAGAGCAGGTTGCGATGGGCGAGGAAAACCTCGGTGGCGGACATGGCAGCTCCTCTGCTCCGGCGAGTACCGCCCACCAGACACCGGCCGCCGCGTCGCTGTGACACCGGGACCGCTGTGGCATGGGTCACCCGACGTGCTGTCACAGGCCGGGGCGGTCGCGGCATCTGGTGGCCGTTCGCAGAAACCATTCGCGGAAACCAGAGGAGATCACCATGGAAGCCCGGTTCGACCTGAACGCCAACGAGATCGGTGCCAAGTTCGCCAAGCGGTTCTTCACCGCCAGCCTGGTGCTCGCGCAGGCGCTGCCCAAGGCGGTGCAGGAGCTGGTGTCGTTGCGCGTCAGCCAGATCAACGGCTGCGGCTGGTGCACCGACGTGCACACCAAGGAAGCCGCGGCGGCGGGGGAAAGCGCGGCGCGGATCAACCTGGTGGCCGCCTGGCGGGAAGCGGGCGTGTTCACCGAGGCCGAGCGCGCCGCGTTCGCGCTGGCCGAGGAAGGCACCCGCCTTGCCGACGCCCACCAGGGCGTCTCCGACGACACCTGGGCGCTGGTGCGCGAGCACTACGACGACAACGAGGTCGCCGCGCTGGTTTCGCTGGTCGCCCAGATCAACGCGGCGAACCGGCTCGGCGTGATCCTGCGCCAGGCGGGCGGTGCGTACCAGCCCGGCCTGTTCGGCTGAGCGGCAAGGCCCGGGAGTTCCCGCTCCCGGGCCTTGTGGTCCGGTCGCCGGGCGGCGTACTTTCTCAGTGGAAAGTAGTTTCCGGGAGGGCAGATGGAACCCGAAGCCGCGTTCGCCGAAATCGCCCGCCAGCGCGAACAGCTGGCCGCCCGCATCCGCCTGCCGGGGTGGTACCTGGCCCTCAACGCGCTCGCCGTCGCCGCGCTCGCGGCGCTGCCGGCGCTGACCCTGCCGGTGTTCGCCTACTTCCTCGTCCCGGTCGCCGCGGTGCTGGTGCTCGGCGCGTTTTCGTGGCTGCTCAGCGGGCGGCGCGGGGTGAAGCTGGCCACCGGCTACCCGTCGCTGACCCGGCCCGCCGTGCTCCAGCTGGTGGTCACCGCGGCCGGGATGATCGCGGTGGTGCCGCTCGCGCTGTCCGGCTGGACCGCGCTCGCGCTCGGCGTCGCCGTGCTCACCGGGGTGCTGGCCGCCGACCAGCTGCGGCGGCAGTTGCGTGCGATCCGGCACGACGTGCGGGCGGGCCGGGTGGGCGCCGGGTGAGCACCGGGGGACTGGACCCGGTGGTGCACCCGATCGCGCGGTTGTCGATCTGCGCCCTGCTCGCGAGCGGCGCGGACTGGCTGGACTTCGCCGCGGTCCGCGATTCGACCGGGCTCAGCGATTCCGCGTTGTCGAAGCATTCGCGCGCGCTGGAAGACGCCGGCTACCTGGAAGTGCGCAAGGGTGCGGTGGGACGACGACCGCGCACGTGGTTCCGGCTCACCCCGGCCGGTCTGCGCCGGTACACCGCGCACGTGGCCGCGCTGCGCGCCCTCACCACCTGAACCCGCCCTAGAGTGGGGCCATGGTCCCCGAACGCCTTCGCCTGCACCACGTGGGGCACGTCGTCCGTGATCTGGGGGCGGCGCTGGAACTGCACCGGCGGC
It encodes:
- a CDS encoding transcriptional regulator, which encodes MSTGGLDPVVHPIARLSICALLASGADWLDFAAVRDSTGLSDSALSKHSRALEDAGYLEVRKGAVGRRPRTWFRLTPAGLRRYTAHVAALRALTT
- a CDS encoding MFS transporter; the encoded protein is MPRRFATSLDRSFWKLFAASATATCADGIVKVSLPLLAASLTSDPVLISGLTAFAFLPWLLFGLPGGALVDRVDRRRAMAVVNAVRAALLGVLVVLLATGAGSVLVLYAAAFALGVCQVVYDSADRAILPQVVGRAGLDEANSWLTVEETVGKDFVGPPVGAALFGWFRAAPFLAPVLGFVVAAVLVLAIPGRFRAERAEPTTLRADVREGLRWLWRHPVLRPLTIYSGLIAALMSMGTSLTVLYALDSLALSPSLYGLLFVAMGIGGLAGSAVVGPLTRRLGRPKAITLAVSIAPVMSVLLGTVTDRWAAGAWFFGVALGVTMWNVLSMSLRQAMIPAELLGRVLGAYRVALWGGIPLGAVLGGALAGATGVPAVFAVSGLAQFVLVVLIHRLVHRHRRLIEDSYA
- a CDS encoding RNA polymerase sigma-70 factor, producing MSATEVFLAHRNLLFTVAYELLGSAADAEDVLQETWLRWAEVDLDHVRNQRAYLVRIATRQALLRLRTLGRRKESYVGPWLPEPLLTAPDVAEDVELADSVSMAMLLVLETLAPTERAVFVLREVFDLPYGEIADAVGKNQAAVRQIAHRARAHVAARRPHGVVSPAESRDALAAFQRAVETGDLQRLLDVLAPEVVLLTDGGGVAQAALVPITGAGRVAEVLGRLTGTASLRPAQVNGHPALTVHLRQELDTVIAVHLENGRITGLYAVRNPEKLSRMASETALSRQA
- a CDS encoding carboxymuconolactone decarboxylase family protein codes for the protein MEARFDLNANEIGAKFAKRFFTASLVLAQALPKAVQELVSLRVSQINGCGWCTDVHTKEAAAAGESAARINLVAAWREAGVFTEAERAAFALAEEGTRLADAHQGVSDDTWALVREHYDDNEVAALVSLVAQINAANRLGVILRQAGGAYQPGLFG